A stretch of the Massilia varians genome encodes the following:
- a CDS encoding SDR family NAD(P)-dependent oxidoreductase — translation MSDNKQQEFAYASYPDLKDKRVVVTGGGSGIGSELTTAFAGQGARVIFLDIAEEASRQLEASLAASRHPPKFMRCDLTDLDQLKSVFAAIEEELGGVDILLNNAANDDRHEIEDVTPEYWDSRMNVNLRHKFFCTQAVLPGMKERRDGVILNFGSISWHLPHTQLHLYMTAKAGIEGMTRALARDVGKYGIRANTVVPGAVRTPRQQALWHTAEEEARILAGQCIPERVEMQDVAALALFLASNNARHCSGREYFVDAGWYGA, via the coding sequence ATGTCTGACAACAAACAACAAGAATTCGCCTACGCGTCCTATCCCGACCTGAAAGACAAGCGCGTCGTCGTCACCGGCGGCGGCAGCGGCATCGGCAGCGAGCTGACCACGGCCTTCGCCGGGCAGGGCGCGCGCGTGATCTTCCTCGACATCGCCGAGGAGGCATCGCGCCAGCTGGAGGCCAGCCTGGCCGCGTCCCGGCACCCGCCGAAGTTCATGCGCTGCGACCTGACCGACCTGGACCAGCTCAAGTCCGTGTTCGCCGCCATCGAGGAAGAACTCGGCGGCGTCGACATCCTGCTCAACAACGCGGCCAACGACGACCGCCACGAGATCGAGGACGTCACCCCGGAATACTGGGACAGCCGCATGAACGTCAACCTGCGTCACAAGTTCTTCTGCACCCAGGCCGTGCTGCCGGGCATGAAGGAGCGGCGCGACGGGGTGATCCTGAACTTCGGCTCGATTTCCTGGCACCTGCCGCACACCCAGCTGCACTTGTACATGACGGCCAAGGCCGGCATCGAGGGCATGACGCGCGCGCTGGCGCGCGACGTCGGCAAGTACGGGATCCGCGCCAACACCGTGGTGCCGGGCGCCGTGCGCACCCCGCGCCAGCAGGCGCTGTGGCATACCGCCGAGGAAGAGGCGCGCATCCTGGCCGGGCAGTGCATTCCCGAGCGCGTCGAGATGCAGGACGTGGCCGCGCTGGCCCTGTTCCTGGCCTCGAACAATGCGCGCCATTGCAGCGGCCGCGAATACTTCGTCGACGCGGGCTGGTACGGCGCATGA
- a CDS encoding sugar ABC transporter permease: protein MLDKVHAPVAAQGGAARAAANTGISFKQIFTQYKILALLVAIAIIWAFFSWKTDGGFTSARNLSNLMRQMSVTGILACGMVFVIIAGEIDLSIGSLLGLLGGLAAVLDVVHHLPLPISMAIVLAGGMLLGFLNGYLTAYAGIPSFIVGLGGMLAYRGIVLGLTDGTTIAPISPEFEQLGQAYLPPAFGMLLGAVLFVLACVLAWRQRASQARHHLPVLPLWRSVARVAIIGVVLAGLISTFNSYEGIPLPVLILLVLLGVFSYIARQTVFGRRIYAVGSNMEATRLSGINVRAVKLWIFGLMGLMCALAGLINTARLAAGSPSAGMSAELDVIAACFIGGTSMRGGAGTVHGALVGALVMASLDNGMSMLDVDTYWQMIVKGLILTLAVWLDVATRTGRR from the coding sequence ATGTTAGACAAAGTACACGCGCCAGTGGCGGCCCAGGGCGGCGCGGCACGGGCGGCGGCAAACACGGGAATCAGCTTCAAGCAGATTTTCACGCAATACAAGATTCTGGCCCTGCTGGTCGCGATCGCCATCATCTGGGCCTTCTTCAGCTGGAAGACCGACGGCGGCTTCACCTCCGCGCGCAACCTGTCCAACCTGATGCGCCAGATGTCGGTGACTGGCATCCTGGCCTGCGGCATGGTGTTCGTCATCATCGCCGGCGAGATCGACCTGTCGATCGGCTCGCTCCTCGGACTATTGGGCGGGCTGGCGGCAGTGCTCGACGTGGTCCACCACCTGCCGCTACCGATCTCGATGGCGATCGTGCTGGCGGGCGGCATGCTGCTCGGCTTCCTGAACGGCTACCTGACAGCCTATGCGGGGATACCGTCATTCATTGTCGGGCTGGGGGGCATGCTGGCCTACCGCGGCATCGTGCTGGGGCTCACCGACGGCACCACGATCGCGCCGATCTCGCCGGAATTCGAGCAGCTCGGCCAGGCCTACCTGCCGCCTGCCTTCGGCATGCTGCTGGGCGCCGTGCTGTTCGTGCTGGCCTGCGTGCTGGCATGGCGCCAGCGCGCCAGCCAGGCGCGCCATCATCTGCCAGTCCTGCCGCTGTGGCGCAGCGTGGCCCGGGTGGCCATCATCGGCGTGGTGCTGGCAGGCCTCATCAGCACCTTCAACAGCTACGAGGGCATCCCCTTGCCGGTGCTGATCCTGCTGGTCCTGCTGGGCGTGTTCAGCTACATCGCACGCCAGACCGTGTTCGGCCGCCGCATCTACGCCGTCGGCAGCAATATGGAAGCGACACGCCTGTCGGGCATCAACGTGCGCGCCGTGAAGCTGTGGATCTTCGGGCTGATGGGGCTGATGTGCGCGCTGGCCGGCCTGATCAACACGGCGCGCCTGGCGGCGGGTTCGCCCTCGGCCGGCATGTCGGCCGAGCTGGACGTGATCGCCGCCTGCTTCATCGGCGGCACCTCGATGCGGGGCGGCGCCGGCACCGTGCACGGCGCGCTGGTGGGCGCCCTGGTCATGGCCAGCCTGGACAACGGCATGTCGATGCTGGACGTCGACACTTACTGGCAGATGATCGTCAAGGGCCTGATCCTGACCCTGGCGGTGTGGCTGGACGTGGCGACCCGTACCGGCAGGCGCTGA
- a CDS encoding fumarylacetoacetate hydrolase family protein, producing the protein MTQETNLLPADLNDALLVGRVWRGAPVDGPAVVAVRRGRLVDITRHAATVAELFERDDMLAIVRGAEGEDLGDALALVQAASSAEAEGSVRLLAPCDLQAIKACGVTFAVSLLERVIEEQAKGDPGRAGELRAQLQASIGTNLSQIEPGSEAALRLKDELSSRGLWSQYMEVGIGPYAEVFTKSQPMSAVGHGAEVGLHPASHWNNPEPEIVLAVNSRGLVVGGTLGNDVNLRDIEGRSALLLGKAKDNNGSCAIGPFIRLFDGGFSLDTLREAEVGMLIEGLDDGFTLAGHSRMREISRDPLDLVGQTCGAHHQYPDGFMLFLGTMFSPIKDRDAPGKGFTHHLGDRVSISTPSLGTLVNTVQRSDGIEPWTFGVRALYNNLARRGLLAAAGAR; encoded by the coding sequence ATGACACAAGAAACCAATCTCCTGCCCGCCGACCTGAACGACGCGCTGCTGGTCGGCCGCGTCTGGCGTGGCGCGCCAGTCGACGGCCCCGCCGTGGTGGCGGTACGCCGCGGCCGCCTGGTCGACATCACCCGGCACGCCGCCACGGTCGCCGAGCTGTTCGAGCGCGACGACATGCTGGCCATCGTGCGCGGCGCCGAAGGCGAAGACCTGGGCGACGCCCTGGCCCTGGTGCAGGCCGCAAGCAGCGCGGAAGCCGAAGGCAGCGTCAGGCTGCTCGCCCCGTGCGACCTGCAGGCGATCAAGGCATGCGGCGTGACCTTCGCGGTCAGCCTGCTCGAACGCGTGATCGAAGAGCAGGCCAAGGGCGACCCCGGACGCGCCGGCGAACTGCGCGCCCAGCTGCAGGCCTCGATCGGCACCAACCTGTCGCAGATCGAGCCGGGCTCCGAAGCCGCCCTGCGCCTGAAGGACGAGCTGTCCAGCCGCGGCCTGTGGTCGCAGTACATGGAAGTGGGCATCGGGCCGTATGCCGAAGTGTTCACCAAGTCGCAGCCGATGTCGGCGGTCGGCCACGGCGCGGAGGTCGGCCTGCACCCGGCATCCCACTGGAACAACCCGGAGCCGGAAATCGTGCTGGCCGTGAACAGCCGTGGCCTGGTGGTCGGCGGCACGCTCGGCAACGACGTCAACCTGCGCGACATCGAAGGCCGCAGCGCTCTGCTCCTGGGCAAGGCCAAGGACAACAACGGTTCCTGCGCGATCGGCCCCTTCATCCGCCTGTTCGACGGCGGCTTCTCGCTCGATACCCTGCGCGAAGCCGAAGTGGGCATGCTGATCGAAGGCCTGGACGACGGCTTCACCTTGGCGGGCCACAGCCGCATGCGCGAGATCAGCCGCGACCCGCTCGACCTGGTCGGCCAGACCTGCGGCGCCCACCACCAGTACCCGGACGGCTTCATGCTCTTCCTCGGCACGATGTTCTCGCCGATCAAGGACCGCGACGCGCCGGGCAAAGGCTTCACCCACCACCTCGGGGATCGCGTCAGCATCTCCACGCCCTCGCTCGGCACGCTGGTCAACACGGTCCAGCGCAGCGACGGCATCGAACCCTGGACCTTCGGCGTACGGGCCCTCTACAACAACCTGGCGCGGCGCGGCCTGCTGGCTGCCGCCGGCGCCCGCTAG
- a CDS encoding aldehyde dehydrogenase (NADP(+)), with protein MHIQGDMIIGRRSVRGAAGVVHAIDPARHANLEPGFGLASGEELATACALAEDAFDSYRALPLERRAAFLEAIAARILDLGPALIERAGLETGLPQARLEGERMRTVNQLRLFAKVVRDGHFLAATLDSALPERTPPRPDLRMRKIPLGPVAVFGASNFPLAFSVAGGDTASSLAAGCPVVVKAHNAHLGTSELVARAVQQAAIDCDMPEGVFSMLIGEGRTIGTALVAHPAIKAVGFTGSRQGGLALMRTAGARPEPIPVYAEMSSVNPFFLLPNALGGKAGALAQGFVDSLTLGGGQFCTNPGLVIGLEGDAFNAFSVAAAEALQQKTAGTMLTPGIHKAYVEAVEARSAVPGVQLLARGAGAGSEGPACAAQPALYGCDAATFLATPALEEEIFGPAAVLVRCRDEAELLAVSGHVEGQLTATVHATAADQALAASLLPILERKAGRILFNGFPTGVEVSHAMVHGGPFPATSDSRTTSVGATAIDRFLRPVCYQAVPAELLPEALRDDNPLGLARVVDGVLKTAE; from the coding sequence ATGCACATCCAAGGCGACATGATCATCGGCAGGCGCAGCGTGCGCGGCGCCGCAGGCGTCGTCCACGCCATCGACCCGGCCCGCCACGCCAACCTCGAACCCGGCTTCGGCCTGGCCTCCGGCGAAGAGCTGGCCACCGCCTGCGCGCTGGCCGAGGACGCCTTCGACAGCTACCGCGCCCTGCCCCTCGAGCGGCGCGCCGCTTTTCTGGAGGCCATCGCCGCCCGCATCCTCGACCTCGGCCCAGCCCTGATCGAACGCGCCGGTCTCGAAACCGGCCTGCCGCAGGCACGTCTGGAAGGCGAGCGCATGCGCACCGTGAATCAGCTGCGCCTGTTCGCCAAGGTGGTCCGCGACGGTCACTTCCTGGCGGCGACCCTCGATTCGGCCCTGCCCGAACGCACGCCGCCGCGCCCTGACCTGCGCATGCGCAAGATCCCGCTGGGCCCGGTCGCGGTCTTCGGCGCCAGTAACTTCCCGCTCGCCTTCTCGGTGGCCGGCGGCGATACCGCCTCAAGCCTGGCAGCCGGCTGCCCAGTGGTGGTCAAGGCCCACAACGCCCACCTCGGCACCTCGGAGCTGGTAGCCCGCGCGGTGCAGCAGGCCGCCATCGACTGCGACATGCCGGAAGGCGTGTTCTCGATGCTGATCGGCGAAGGCAGGACCATCGGCACCGCGCTGGTGGCGCATCCTGCGATCAAGGCGGTGGGCTTCACCGGCTCGCGCCAGGGCGGCCTGGCCCTGATGCGCACAGCTGGCGCGCGCCCCGAACCGATCCCCGTGTATGCGGAAATGAGCAGCGTCAACCCCTTCTTCCTGCTGCCGAATGCGCTCGGGGGCAAGGCCGGCGCATTGGCGCAAGGCTTCGTCGATTCGCTCACGCTCGGCGGGGGCCAGTTCTGCACCAATCCCGGCCTGGTGATCGGCCTGGAGGGAGACGCCTTCAATGCCTTCAGCGTGGCGGCCGCCGAGGCCCTGCAGCAAAAGACCGCCGGCACCATGCTCACCCCCGGCATCCACAAGGCCTATGTCGAGGCGGTCGAAGCCCGCTCCGCCGTGCCCGGCGTCCAGCTCCTGGCGCGCGGCGCCGGGGCTGGCTCGGAAGGCCCGGCATGCGCAGCCCAGCCTGCCCTGTACGGATGCGACGCCGCCACCTTCCTCGCCACCCCTGCGCTGGAAGAAGAGATCTTCGGGCCGGCCGCGGTGTTGGTGCGCTGCCGCGATGAAGCCGAGCTGCTGGCCGTGTCCGGCCACGTCGAGGGCCAGCTGACCGCGACCGTCCACGCGACGGCGGCGGACCAGGCGCTGGCGGCAAGCCTGCTGCCCATCCTGGAACGCAAGGCCGGCCGCATCCTGTTCAACGGCTTCCCGACCGGCGTCGAGGTATCGCATGCGATGGTGCATGGCGGCCCCTTCCCGGCCACCTCGGACAGCCGCACGACCTCGGTGGGTGCCACGGCGATCGACCGCTTCCTGCGCCCGGTCTGCTACCAGGCGGTGCCGGCCGAACTGTTGCCGGAAGCGCTGCGCGACGACAATCCGCTGGGCCTGGCCCGGGTGGTCGATGGCGTATTGAAGACCGCGGAATAA
- the xylF gene encoding D-xylose ABC transporter substrate-binding protein, protein MKKMIKAVGLAFAILFSGGVGVAHADATNPKIGFSIDDLRLERWARDRDYFTAAAQKLGAKVYVQSADASEQRQIAQIENLISRGVDVLVIVPYNATVLNNAIREAKKAKIKVVSYDRLILNADVDAYVSFDNKAVGELQAQSLVNLKPKGNYYLLGGAPTDNNAKILREGQMKVLQPLVDKGDVKIVGKQWVKDWSASEAMAIVENALTASGNKIDAVVASNDGTAGGAIQALAAQKLAGKVLVSGQDADLAAVRRVIAGTQTMTVYKPLRALASNAASVAVQLVRNQKPAYNAQMHNGVKNVDSLLLKPVLLNKSNVDLLVKDGFYSQAQLAGK, encoded by the coding sequence ATGAAAAAGATGATCAAGGCCGTCGGCCTGGCATTCGCAATCCTGTTCAGCGGCGGCGTCGGCGTGGCCCACGCGGACGCCACCAATCCCAAGATCGGCTTCTCGATCGACGACCTGCGCCTGGAGCGCTGGGCGCGCGACCGCGATTACTTCACGGCGGCCGCGCAGAAGCTGGGCGCCAAGGTGTACGTACAGTCGGCCGACGCCAGCGAGCAGCGCCAGATCGCCCAGATCGAAAACCTGATCTCGCGCGGCGTGGACGTGCTGGTGATCGTTCCCTACAACGCCACGGTGCTCAACAACGCCATCCGCGAAGCGAAGAAGGCCAAGATCAAGGTGGTGTCGTACGACCGCCTGATCCTGAATGCCGATGTCGATGCCTACGTCTCGTTCGACAACAAGGCCGTCGGCGAGCTGCAGGCGCAGTCGCTGGTGAACCTCAAGCCGAAGGGCAACTACTACCTGCTGGGCGGGGCCCCGACCGACAACAACGCCAAGATCCTGCGCGAAGGTCAGATGAAGGTGCTGCAGCCGCTGGTGGACAAGGGCGACGTCAAGATCGTCGGCAAGCAGTGGGTCAAGGACTGGAGCGCTTCCGAGGCGATGGCCATCGTCGAGAACGCGCTGACCGCAAGCGGCAACAAGATCGACGCCGTGGTCGCCTCCAACGACGGTACCGCGGGCGGCGCGATCCAGGCGCTGGCGGCCCAGAAGCTGGCCGGCAAGGTGCTGGTGTCGGGCCAGGACGCCGACCTGGCGGCGGTGCGCCGCGTGATCGCCGGCACCCAGACCATGACCGTCTACAAGCCGCTGCGCGCGCTGGCCTCGAACGCGGCCAGCGTCGCGGTGCAGCTGGTGCGCAACCAGAAGCCGGCCTACAACGCCCAGATGCACAACGGCGTCAAGAACGTCGACAGCCTGCTGCTCAAGCCGGTCCTGCTGAACAAGTCGAACGTCGACCTGCTGGTCAAGGACGGCTTCTATTCCCAGGCACAGCTGGCCGGGAAGTAA
- a CDS encoding IlvD/Edd family dehydratase translates to MNHDDQQQKPRRFRSQDWFDNPERIDMTALYLERFMNYGITPDELRSGKPIIGIAQSGSDIAPCNRIHLDLARRVRDGIRDAGGIPMEFPLHPIFENCRRPTAALDRNLAYLGLVEILHGYPIDAVVLTTGCDKTTPAQLMAAATVDIPAIVLSGGPMLDGWFEGELAGSGAAVWKGRRRLAAGEIDEEKFIQIATASAPSAGHCNTMGTASTMNAVAEALGMSLTGCSAIPAPYRERGQMAYDTGRRIVELAHADVRPSTILTREAFLDAIVVNAAIGGSSNAQPHIVAMARHAGVEITPEDWMEYGYDVPLLLNMQPAGKYLGERFHRAGGVPAIMWELEQQGLLRSKRPTVTGKTMAENLVDKESWDREMIRPFADPLKHSAGFMVLKGNLFDFAIMKTSVISPAFRERYLSEPGAENRFECRVVVFDGSDDYHHRINDPALEIDERTMLVIRGSGPIGWPGSAEVVNMQPPDALIKRGIMALPTLGDGRQSGTSDSPSILNASPESAAGGNLALLRTGDIVRVDLNAGRCDVLVSDEELAARRRDDPPAIPPNQTPWQQIYRATVGQLHTGACMELALPYRGVAHDMPRHNH, encoded by the coding sequence ATGAATCACGACGACCAACAACAGAAGCCACGCCGTTTCCGCTCCCAGGACTGGTTCGACAACCCCGAGCGGATCGACATGACCGCGCTCTACCTGGAGCGCTTCATGAACTACGGGATCACCCCGGACGAACTGCGCTCGGGCAAGCCGATCATCGGCATCGCCCAGAGCGGCAGCGACATCGCGCCCTGCAACCGTATCCACCTGGACCTGGCCAGGCGCGTGCGCGACGGCATCCGCGACGCCGGCGGCATCCCGATGGAATTCCCGCTGCACCCGATTTTCGAGAACTGCCGCCGCCCGACCGCGGCGCTGGACCGCAACCTGGCCTACCTGGGGCTGGTCGAGATCCTGCACGGCTACCCGATCGACGCGGTGGTGCTGACCACCGGCTGCGACAAGACCACCCCGGCCCAGCTGATGGCAGCCGCCACGGTCGACATCCCGGCCATCGTGCTGTCGGGCGGGCCGATGCTGGACGGCTGGTTCGAGGGCGAGCTGGCCGGTTCCGGCGCCGCCGTCTGGAAGGGCCGCCGGCGCCTTGCAGCAGGCGAGATCGACGAAGAGAAGTTCATCCAGATCGCCACCGCGTCGGCTCCCTCGGCCGGCCACTGCAACACCATGGGCACCGCCTCGACCATGAACGCCGTGGCCGAAGCGCTGGGCATGTCGTTAACCGGTTGCTCGGCGATTCCCGCCCCGTACCGCGAACGCGGCCAGATGGCCTACGACACCGGCCGCCGCATCGTCGAGCTGGCCCATGCGGACGTCCGTCCCTCGACCATCCTGACGCGCGAGGCCTTCCTGGACGCGATCGTGGTCAATGCCGCGATCGGCGGCTCCAGCAACGCCCAGCCCCACATCGTCGCCATGGCGCGCCACGCCGGCGTCGAGATCACGCCCGAGGACTGGATGGAATACGGCTACGACGTGCCGCTGCTGCTCAACATGCAGCCAGCCGGCAAATACCTGGGCGAGCGTTTCCACCGCGCCGGCGGCGTGCCGGCCATCATGTGGGAGCTCGAGCAGCAGGGCCTGTTGCGCTCGAAGCGTCCGACCGTCACCGGCAAGACCATGGCCGAGAACCTGGTGGACAAGGAAAGCTGGGACCGCGAGATGATCCGCCCGTTTGCCGATCCGCTCAAGCACAGCGCCGGCTTCATGGTGCTGAAGGGGAACCTGTTCGACTTCGCCATCATGAAGACCAGCGTCATTTCCCCGGCCTTCCGCGAGCGCTACCTCTCGGAGCCCGGCGCGGAAAACCGCTTCGAGTGCCGCGTGGTCGTGTTCGACGGTTCGGACGACTACCATCACCGCATCAACGATCCGGCGCTCGAGATCGACGAGCGCACCATGCTGGTGATCCGCGGCTCCGGCCCGATCGGCTGGCCCGGATCGGCCGAGGTGGTGAACATGCAGCCGCCCGATGCCTTGATCAAGCGCGGCATCATGGCGCTGCCGACCCTGGGCGATGGGCGCCAGTCCGGCACCTCGGACAGCCCCTCGATCCTGAATGCGTCGCCCGAGAGCGCGGCCGGCGGCAACCTGGCGCTGTTGCGTACCGGCGACATCGTGCGCGTGGACCTGAACGCGGGGCGCTGCGACGTCCTGGTCTCCGATGAGGAGCTGGCGGCGCGCCGCAGGGACGATCCGCCGGCAATTCCGCCGAACCAGACGCCATGGCAGCAGATCTACCGCGCCACTGTGGGCCAGCTGCACACCGGGGCTTGTATGGAGCTGGCACTGCCTTACCGCGGCGTGGCGCACGACATGCCGCGCCATAACCACTGA
- a CDS encoding SMP-30/gluconolactonase/LRE family protein codes for MSGHPTIASTPECLWQVGATLGEGVLWDATSAQVWFVDIKGRRIHRCDADGGERKSWEAPGQVSFIVRASDGGMVCSLDDGLYRFIEEGGAFESLLAVEADQPGNRFNDGHVDAAGALWFGSMDDAEEQPTGALYRFDGGKAERHDDGYVITNGPALSPDGRTLYHTDTLEKRTYAFDRATDGGLSNKRPFVELKDGGYPDGMAVDAEGCVWIATFGGWRIDRFDAQGRKVGEVRFPCANVTKLAFGGEDLRTVYATTARKGLSNEELAAQPLAGSLFSFRVETPGLPQRLLRLEK; via the coding sequence ATGAGCGGCCACCCGACCATTGCAAGCACGCCAGAGTGCCTGTGGCAGGTGGGCGCCACGCTGGGCGAGGGCGTCCTGTGGGACGCCACCAGCGCACAGGTCTGGTTCGTCGACATCAAGGGCCGGCGTATCCACCGCTGCGACGCCGACGGCGGGGAGCGAAAAAGCTGGGAAGCGCCGGGCCAGGTCAGCTTCATCGTGCGCGCCTCCGACGGCGGCATGGTGTGCTCGCTGGACGACGGCCTGTACCGCTTCATCGAGGAGGGCGGCGCCTTCGAATCCCTGCTCGCGGTCGAAGCCGACCAGCCGGGCAACCGCTTCAACGACGGCCACGTCGACGCCGCCGGTGCACTGTGGTTCGGCTCGATGGACGACGCCGAAGAGCAGCCCACCGGCGCGCTGTACCGCTTCGACGGCGGCAAGGCCGAACGCCACGACGACGGCTACGTCATCACCAACGGCCCGGCGCTGAGTCCCGACGGGCGCACCCTGTACCACACCGACACCCTGGAGAAGCGCACCTACGCCTTCGACCGGGCAACGGACGGGGGCCTGTCGAACAAGCGCCCCTTCGTGGAATTGAAGGACGGCGGTTATCCGGACGGCATGGCCGTGGATGCGGAAGGTTGCGTGTGGATCGCCACCTTCGGCGGCTGGCGGATCGACCGCTTCGACGCGCAAGGACGAAAAGTGGGCGAAGTACGCTTCCCCTGCGCCAACGTCACCAAGCTGGCCTTCGGCGGCGAGGACCTGCGCACGGTCTACGCCACCACCGCCCGCAAGGGCCTGTCGAACGAAGAACTGGCGGCGCAGCCGCTGGCCGGCAGCCTGTTCAGCTTCCGTGTGGAGACCCCGGGACTGCCGCAGCGCCTCTTGCGGCTGGAGAAATGA
- the xylG gene encoding D-xylose ABC transporter ATP-binding protein, translating into MSPYLLQMKGIAKRFDGVPALDGIDLAIRPGECIGLCGENGAGKSTLMKVLSAVYPHGSWDGEILLDGQPLRARSVRETEDAGIIIIHQELMLVPELSVAENIFLGNELTLPGGRLDYPAMNRRAEEILRELKLPDVNVVLPVKNYGGGHQQLIEIGKALNKQARLLILDEPSASLTASEIAVLLEIIRDLKAKGVACVYISHKLEEVAAICDTIVVIRDGKHIATTPMQQMNVDRIIAQMCGREMNQLYPSLPHEVGEVVMEARHVTCWDPDQPQRKKVDDVSFELRRGEILGIAGLVGAGRTELVTAIYGSYEGAYEGEVWLNGQRVDTSTPLKAIGAGFALVPEDRKQHGIVRDLSVGENITLSVLDRFSKLSRIDEGLEAREVGEQIRRLALKTASPALPITALSGGNQQKAVLAKMLLTQPKVLILDEPTRGVDVGAKFEIYKLILELAAQGIAIVMVSSELAEVLGVSDRVLVMGEGKLRGNFLNQGLTQEMVLAAAIGQVK; encoded by the coding sequence ATGTCACCCTATCTTCTCCAAATGAAGGGCATCGCGAAGCGATTCGACGGTGTCCCCGCGCTCGACGGGATCGACCTGGCGATCCGTCCCGGCGAGTGCATCGGCCTGTGCGGCGAGAACGGCGCCGGCAAGTCCACCCTGATGAAAGTCCTGTCGGCGGTCTACCCGCACGGCAGCTGGGACGGCGAAATCCTGCTCGACGGCCAGCCGCTGCGGGCGCGCTCGGTGCGCGAGACCGAGGACGCCGGCATCATCATCATCCACCAGGAACTGATGCTGGTGCCCGAACTGTCCGTGGCCGAGAACATCTTCCTCGGTAACGAACTGACCCTGCCGGGCGGGCGCCTCGATTACCCGGCCATGAACCGCCGTGCCGAGGAAATCCTGCGCGAGCTGAAGCTCCCCGACGTGAACGTGGTGCTGCCGGTGAAGAACTACGGCGGCGGCCACCAGCAGCTGATCGAGATCGGCAAGGCCCTTAACAAGCAGGCGCGCCTCCTGATCCTGGACGAGCCGTCGGCCTCGCTGACGGCCAGCGAGATCGCCGTCCTGCTCGAGATCATCCGCGACCTCAAGGCCAAGGGCGTGGCCTGCGTCTACATCTCGCACAAGCTGGAAGAGGTGGCGGCGATCTGCGACACCATCGTGGTGATCCGCGACGGCAAGCACATCGCCACCACCCCGATGCAGCAGATGAACGTCGACCGCATCATCGCCCAGATGTGCGGCCGCGAGATGAACCAGCTGTATCCATCCTTGCCGCACGAGGTGGGCGAGGTGGTGATGGAGGCGCGCCACGTCACCTGCTGGGATCCGGACCAGCCGCAGCGCAAGAAGGTCGACGACGTCTCCTTCGAGCTGCGCCGCGGCGAGATCCTCGGCATCGCCGGCCTGGTGGGCGCCGGCCGCACCGAGCTCGTCACCGCGATCTACGGCTCCTACGAAGGCGCCTACGAAGGCGAAGTGTGGCTGAACGGCCAGCGGGTCGACACCTCGACACCTCTCAAGGCAATCGGGGCGGGCTTCGCCCTGGTGCCCGAAGACCGCAAGCAGCACGGCATCGTGCGCGACCTGTCGGTGGGCGAGAACATCACCCTGTCGGTGCTGGACCGCTTCTCGAAGCTCTCCCGCATCGACGAGGGCCTGGAAGCGCGCGAGGTGGGCGAGCAGATCCGCCGCCTGGCGCTCAAGACCGCTAGCCCGGCGCTGCCGATTACGGCGCTCTCGGGCGGCAACCAGCAGAAGGCGGTGCTGGCCAAGATGCTGCTGACCCAGCCGAAGGTGCTGATCCTCGACGAGCCGACCCGCGGAGTCGATGTCGGCGCCAAGTTCGAGATCTACAAGCTGATCCTCGAACTGGCCGCCCAGGGCATCGCCATCGTCATGGTGTCGTCCGAACTGGCCGAGGTGCTCGGGGTCTCGGACCGGGTGCTGGTGATGGGCGAGGGCAAGCTGCGCGGGAACTTCCTTAATCAAGGCCTGACCCAGGAAATGGTGTTGGCCGCTGCAATCGGACAGGTGAAATGA